GGGATTGGATGGTACCTACCAGCCCTTGTCTCGCCCTCTGTTTATCTACGTGAATGCTAAGTCTGCTCGTAGGCCTGAAGTGAAAGCATTCATCGAGTTCTACATGGCTAACGGTGAAAAACTGGCTAACGAGGTTGGCTATGTTGGTTTGCCCCAGCGTGCTTATTCGATTAGCTTGGGTCGCTTCCGGGCTGGCCGCCGTGGTTCAATCTTTGGTGGCAAGGAACAAGTTGGCTTGACGATTGATGAACTGCTGAGCCGTGAAGCTCGCTGAGGCTGAACCTTTATCCAAGGTGGATATTGATTGACATTAATTGACACTTGTATTGCCATCTTGGTTGTGTATGTTGAGTTTGGTCGGAAGCCAGTGCTTCTCACGAGGACTGGCTTCTTCGTTTTGCTAATAACTGACCACATGCAACAAACATGGCCAAACATTACATTCGTTACCCAGTAGTTTTTCCAACAATTGTTTTAACGTCCGCATGACCACACAACCAATGGTTTCACCTGCTGCCCCTAGGCGATCGTTTGAATTTAAGGCCTCCCGCAATATTGTTGGCAAGGTCATTGAGATTATTCTGTTTCTAGCTGCATCAATATCAGTGGTGACGACGATCGCGATCGTCGTTGATTTAATCTACGAGTCCATTCCCTTCTTTCAGGTTGCAGGCTTGTGGCAGTTTCTTACAGGCCGTGAGTGGGGACCCGTGTTCGAGCCACCTAAGTATGGAATTTTGCCCCTTGTATCTGGCACTCTGACAACAACGATCGTGGCGCTGCTGCTGGCTATTCCCATGGGCACAATTATTGCTATGTACCTTAGTGAATTTGCTCCCGCTCAGGTTCGAGAAATTGTCAAGCCAATACTAGAACTGCTAGCAGGAGTCCCCACTGTTGTCTATGGCTATTTTGCTCTGCTAGTGGTCACCCCAGCCTTGCAGTTAGTACTTAAGGATCTACCCGGCTTTAATATGCTCAGCGCAGGTCTAGTGATCGGCATCATGATTGTGCCCACTATCTCGTCGATCAGTGAAGATGCCATGCGAGCCGTGCCAGTCTCGTTGCGAGAGGGTTCCTATGCAACCGGAGCAACTCGCCTGCAAACAGCACTGCGGGTTGTGTTTCCAGCGGCAATTTCAGGTATTTCATCCTCCTACATTCTGGGCATTTCGCGGGCAGTAGGCGAAACAATGGTGGTGGCAGTAGCAGCCGGTCTACAATACAGGCTTACCTTTAACCCGGCTGAATCAGCAGCAACAATCACAGCCTATATTGTGCAGGTGAGCATTGGAGATCTGCCCTATGGATCGATTCCCTACCAATCAGTGTTTGCCGCTGGTTTAGTGCTCGTGTTCATGACCTTAGTGCTGAATGTGATTGGACACTTTCTTAGTAAGCGGTATCGGGAGATTTACTAGCTATGATGACTGGTGGAAAGTTAGCCCATGATGTGCAAAGCGATC
The sequence above is a segment of the Cyanobacteriota bacterium genome. Coding sequences within it:
- the pstC gene encoding phosphate ABC transporter permease subunit PstC — its product is MVSPAAPRRSFEFKASRNIVGKVIEIILFLAASISVVTTIAIVVDLIYESIPFFQVAGLWQFLTGREWGPVFEPPKYGILPLVSGTLTTTIVALLLAIPMGTIIAMYLSEFAPAQVREIVKPILELLAGVPTVVYGYFALLVVTPALQLVLKDLPGFNMLSAGLVIGIMIVPTISSISEDAMRAVPVSLREGSYATGATRLQTALRVVFPAAISGISSSYILGISRAVGETMVVAVAAGLQYRLTFNPAESAATITAYIVQVSIGDLPYGSIPYQSVFAAGLVLVFMTLVLNVIGHFLSKRYREIY
- a CDS encoding protein sphX — translated: GLDGTYQPLSRPLFIYVNAKSARRPEVKAFIEFYMANGEKLANEVGYVGLPQRAYSISLGRFRAGRRGSIFGGKEQVGLTIDELLSREAR